Proteins encoded within one genomic window of Phototrophicus methaneseepsis:
- a CDS encoding Hsp20/alpha crystallin family protein: protein MSEQKFDPMRELARIGNTMGKVIEQGINQGISQVQAITNTNPFKIDVYEYQDTVVVRTAPIDGEVVEGSLNVSMEGNVLTISGETTPEEVPANASYLLQERRFGIFARSVTIDIPVLSNEAKAKLKNRILTITLPVDTERYKNIEVSPDE from the coding sequence ATGTCAGAGCAAAAATTCGACCCTATGAGAGAGCTTGCCCGTATTGGCAACACAATGGGTAAAGTCATTGAGCAAGGCATCAATCAGGGTATTAGTCAGGTGCAGGCCATCACCAATACCAATCCCTTCAAGATTGACGTTTACGAATATCAGGACACTGTCGTTGTCCGCACAGCACCCATTGATGGCGAAGTTGTTGAAGGCAGCCTGAACGTCAGCATGGAAGGCAATGTACTGACGATCAGCGGCGAAACCACACCCGAAGAAGTCCCGGCAAATGCCTCTTATTTGCTACAAGAGCGCCGCTTTGGCATCTTTGCTCGGTCAGTGACGATTGATATTCCCGTCCTGTCTAATGAAGCAAAAGCTAAGCTCAAAAACCGGATTTTGACAATTACCTTGCCAGTCGATACAGAGCGCTATAAGAATATAGAAGTATCCCCTGATGAATAA